Genomic segment of Rhodocaloribacter litoris:
TCCTCTGGCTGGATCCCGCCGCGTTGCCGCCGGCCGTCGTCCCCTACTGGGACATCATCACACGGCTGCGCGACTACGTCAACCGCACGCTCTACCTGGGCCTGCGCGACTTCGAGGCGCATTTTGCCGTCTATCCGCCCGGTTCGTTCTACAAGAAGCATCTCGACCAGTTCGCCGCCACGCGGCATCGTATGCTCACCTGCCTGCTGTACCTGAATGTGGGCTGGCGCCCGGAGGAGGCGGGCCAGCTGCGCCTGTATCCGGAGGCCGGCGCCCCGGTCGACGTGTGGCCCGAGGCGGGTACGTTCGTCTGTTTCCGGAGCGACACGATCTATCACGAGGTGTTGCCTACCCGGCGCGAGCGGCTGAGCCTGAC
This window contains:
- a CDS encoding 2OG-Fe(II) oxygenase — encoded protein: MQAGEVQVGTVEAGAVCEAVVQELVVQGWSVRNDVVPAEVVGGLIRTAQAAWEAGDYHRAGVGQGAERAVRPEVRSDRILWLDPAALPPAVVPYWDIITRLRDYVNRTLYLGLRDFEAHFAVYPPGSFYKKHLDQFAATRHRMLTCLLYLNVGWRPEEAGQLRLYPEAGAPVDVWPEAGTFVCFRSDTIYHEVLPTRRERLSLTGWLRRPSVF